The DNA region CGTGCTGCTGGTGTCGCCGGCCCAGCATGCGCGCGGCGTCACCGCGCGGATGGCGCCGCTGCTGAAGCCGGGTGTGCCCGTCGTCGTCTGCGCCAAGGGGATCGAGCTGGACAGCCACGCGCTGATGAGCGAGGCGGTCGCCGCCTCCCTGCCCGCCGGCAACCCGGTGGCGATCCTGTCCGGCCCGACCTTCGCGGCGGAGGTGGCGCGCGGGCTGCCGACGGCGGTGACGCTGGCCTGCGCCGACGGGGCGCTCGGCACGGCGCTGGTCGCGGCGCTGGGCAGCCGCACCTTCCGGCCCTACCGCTCGGACGACGTCATCGGCTCCCAGGTCGGCGGGGCGGTGAAGAATGTGCTGGCGATCGCCTGCGGCGTCGTCGAGGGGCGGCGGCTGGGCGACAACGCGCGGGCGGCGCTGATCACCCGCGGGCTGGCGGAGATCACCCGGCTGGCGCTGGCGCTCGGCGGCCGGGCGGAGACGCTGATGGGGCTGTCGGGGCTGGGCGATCTGACGCTGACCTGCTCCAGCCTGCAATCGCGCAACATGTCGCTGGGGGCGGCGCTGGGCGAGGGCAAGGCGCTGGCCGACATCCTGGCGGTGCGCCGCTCGGTGGCGGAGGGGGTCTACACCGCCGCCGCCGTGGTCGGGCTGGCGGCGAAGCGGGGGGTCGACATGCCGATCTGCGGCGCCGTCGACGCCATCCTGAACCGCGGCGCCGGGCTGGACGAGACCATCGACGGGCTGCTGTCGCGCCCCTTCCGCGGCGAAGGGGGGTAAGGAGGGGCTATCCCGGCCGGCAACCGTCCTCGCGCCAGCGGGCGAGGTAATCCGCCAGCCCGCGTCCGGGGGTCTCGTCGAAGCGGCGCTCCAGCGCCATCAGGGTCTCCATGCGGTCGATGCGGAAGCTGCGGAACTCTTCGCGCAGTTCGCACCAGGCGCCCAGCGTCCACACCCGGCCCCAGAAGAACAGGCCGAGCGGCTGGACCGCGCGGGCGGAATGGGTGCCGTCCTGGCGCCGGTAGTCGAACAGCACGACGCGCCGGGCGTTGATGGCGCAGCGCAGCACGTCCATCCGGTCGCGCAGGGCGGCGGGGAAGGAGAAATCCGGGACGAAGACGCGGCTGTCGGCCAGCTCGCGCCGCCGCGCCTCCGGCACCACCGCCTCGACCTTGTCGAGCGCGCGGGCGGCGGCATCGGCGAGAGCGCCGCCGACCCAGGCGCGGGCGAGGCGGGCGCCGACCACCAGCGCCTCCACCTCGTCCCGGGTGAACATCAGCGGCGGCAGGTCGTAGCCGTCGCGCAGCAGATAGCCGACGCCGGCCTCGCCCTCCACCGGCACGCCGGAGGCGGCGAGGTCGCGCATGTCGCGGTAGACGGTGCGCTCCGACACCTCCAGGCAGCGCGCCAACTCGCCAGCCGTCACCAGCCGCCCCTTGCGGAGATGCTGGACGATCTGGAACAGGCGGTCGGCGCGGCGCATGGCGGCGGCTTTGGGGCGGCGGCTTTGGGCGTCAGTGCATCGAGAACAGGCCGATGCGGTTGCCCTCGCTGTCGATCAATTGGGCGAAATAGCCGATCTCCGGCGTGATCAGCGTCTTCGGCACGACGATGGCGGCGCCGGCCTGCTCGGCGCGGGCCAGCGGGGCGGACAGGTCGTCGCCGCCGT from Azospirillum sp. B510 includes:
- a CDS encoding NAD(P)H-dependent glycerol-3-phosphate dehydrogenase, encoding MTMMPPSPLHRVGVVGGGAWGTALALAALRAGRETLLWAREPAVVEAMSLRRENRDYLPGVPLPDALRITGDLADLGGCDAVLLVSPAQHARGVTARMAPLLKPGVPVVVCAKGIELDSHALMSEAVAASLPAGNPVAILSGPTFAAEVARGLPTAVTLACADGALGTALVAALGSRTFRPYRSDDVIGSQVGGAVKNVLAIACGVVEGRRLGDNARAALITRGLAEITRLALALGGRAETLMGLSGLGDLTLTCSSLQSRNMSLGAALGEGKALADILAVRRSVAEGVYTAAAVVGLAAKRGVDMPICGAVDAILNRGAGLDETIDGLLSRPFRGEGG
- a CDS encoding helix-turn-helix transcriptional regulator, with amino-acid sequence MRRADRLFQIVQHLRKGRLVTAGELARCLEVSERTVYRDMRDLAASGVPVEGEAGVGYLLRDGYDLPPLMFTRDEVEALVVGARLARAWVGGALADAAARALDKVEAVVPEARRRELADSRVFVPDFSFPAALRDRMDVLRCAINARRVVLFDYRRQDGTHSARAVQPLGLFFWGRVWTLGAWCELREEFRSFRIDRMETLMALERRFDETPGRGLADYLARWREDGCRPG